In Sphaeramia orbicularis chromosome 7, fSphaOr1.1, whole genome shotgun sequence, one genomic interval encodes:
- the LOC115422768 gene encoding 6-phosphofructo-2-kinase/fructose-2,6-bisphosphatase isoform X2, giving the protein MNGAEITQDVPEPQGGAGRTLRFQRPHASVPQFTNSPTMIVMVGLPARGKTYISKKLTRYLNWIGVTTKVFNVGQYRRNATQSYNSFEFFRPDNTEAMKIRKACALAALKDVCDYFTIGLGQVVVFDATNTTPDRRELLLSFAKENGYKVFFVESICDDPEIIEENIKQVKLSSPDYVGCDKDEAVADFLKRIECYKLTYVPLDDIKDRNLSYIKIFNVGSRYLVNRVQDHIQSRIVYYLMNIHVTPRSIYLSRHGESELNLVGRIGGDSGLSQRGANFANALGTYMRGQCIRDLKVWTSHMKRTIQTAEALGVQYEQWKALNEIDAGVCEEMTYEEIQENYPEEFALRDQDKYRYRYPKGESYEDLVQRLEPVIMELERQENVLVICHQAVMRCLLAYFLDKSADELPYLKCPLHTVLKLTPVAYGCKVESVFLNVEAVNTHRDKPVNVDVDRDTADALETVPDHI; this is encoded by the exons ATGAACGGCGCGGAGATTACGCAAGACGTGCCCGAGCCGCAGGGGGGCGCGGGGAGGACGCTCCGGTTTCAGCGGCCGCAcg CATCGGTGCCACAGTTCACCAACTCCCCAACTATGATAGTGATGGTGGGACTCCCAGCAAGAGGAAAAACCTACATCTCTAAGAAGCTCACCAGATACTTGAACTGGATCGGCGTTACAACAAAAG tgtttaaCGTTGGGCAGTACAGGAGAAACGCCACTCAATCCTACAACAGCTTTGAGTTCTTCAGACCCGACAACACAGAGGCCATGAAGATTCGCAA GGCGTGTGCGTTGGCTGCTCTGAAAGATGTGTGTGACTACTTCACCATAGGCCTGGGTCAGGTTGTG GTTTTTGATGCCACAAACACCACCCCAGATCGCAGAGAGCTCCTTCTCAGCTTTGCCAAAGAAAATGGTTACAAG GTTTTCTTTGTGGAGTCGATATGTGACGACCCTGAAATCATTGAAGAGAACATTAAA CAAGTGAAGTTGAGCAGTCCTGACTATGTGGGCTGTGACAAAGACGAAGCTGTGGCCGACTTTCTGAAGAGGATTGAATGTTACAAACTGACCTATGTCCCTCTGGATGACATCAAGGACAG GAACTTATCTTATATCAAGATCTTCAATGTGGGCAGTAGGTACCTAGTGAACAGAGTGCAGGACCACATCCAGAGCAGAATAGTCTACTACCTCATGAACATCCATGTCACGCCGAGATCCATCTACCTGAGCCGCCACGGAGAGAGTGAACTCAACCTCGTGGGTCGGATCGGAGGAGATTCTGGACTCTCACAACGCGGGGCAAAC TTTGCCAATGCTCTTGGTACGTACATGCGTGGTCAGTGTATCCGAGACTTAAAGGTGTGGACCAGCCACATGAAGAGGACCATCCAGACCGCAGAGGCTCTGGGGGTCCAGTATGAACAGTGGAAGGCCCTTAATGAAATAGATGCT GGAGTATGTGAGGAGATGACCTATGAAGAGATCCAGGAGAATTACCCAGAAGAATTTGCACTGAGGGACCAAGACAAGTATCGCTACCGTTACCCAAAAGGAGAG TCGTATGAAGACCTCGTCCAGCGTCTGGAGCCAGTCATCATGGAGCTGGAAAGGCAGGAGAACGTCTTAGTCATCTGTCACCAGGCTGTTATGAGATGTCTGCTCGCTTACTTCTTAGACAAGAGTGCAG ATGAGCTGCCGTACCTGAAGTGTCCTCTCCACACCGTTCTAAAGCTCACACCAGTCGCCTACG gGTGTAAAGTAGAGTCTGTCTTCCTCAACGTTGAAGCTGTCAACACACACAGGGACAAACCAGTG aaCGTGGATGTTGACAGAGACACGGCAGACGCCTTGGAGACTGTGCCCGATCACATTTAG
- the LOC115422768 gene encoding 6-phosphofructo-2-kinase/fructose-2,6-bisphosphatase isoform X1 produces the protein MSQTQSTLTQTPLEKTWVPWMKSRMSQRRGSSVPQFTNSPTMIVMVGLPARGKTYISKKLTRYLNWIGVTTKVFNVGQYRRNATQSYNSFEFFRPDNTEAMKIRKACALAALKDVCDYFTIGLGQVVVFDATNTTPDRRELLLSFAKENGYKVFFVESICDDPEIIEENIKQVKLSSPDYVGCDKDEAVADFLKRIECYKLTYVPLDDIKDRNLSYIKIFNVGSRYLVNRVQDHIQSRIVYYLMNIHVTPRSIYLSRHGESELNLVGRIGGDSGLSQRGANFANALGTYMRGQCIRDLKVWTSHMKRTIQTAEALGVQYEQWKALNEIDAGVCEEMTYEEIQENYPEEFALRDQDKYRYRYPKGESYEDLVQRLEPVIMELERQENVLVICHQAVMRCLLAYFLDKSADELPYLKCPLHTVLKLTPVAYGCKVESVFLNVEAVNTHRDKPVNVDVDRDTADALETVPDHI, from the exons ATGTCTCAGACACAAAGTACGCTCACTCAGACTCCTCTGGAGAAGACATGGGTGCCATGGATGAAGAGCAGAATGAGCCAACGCAGAGGCT CATCGGTGCCACAGTTCACCAACTCCCCAACTATGATAGTGATGGTGGGACTCCCAGCAAGAGGAAAAACCTACATCTCTAAGAAGCTCACCAGATACTTGAACTGGATCGGCGTTACAACAAAAG tgtttaaCGTTGGGCAGTACAGGAGAAACGCCACTCAATCCTACAACAGCTTTGAGTTCTTCAGACCCGACAACACAGAGGCCATGAAGATTCGCAA GGCGTGTGCGTTGGCTGCTCTGAAAGATGTGTGTGACTACTTCACCATAGGCCTGGGTCAGGTTGTG GTTTTTGATGCCACAAACACCACCCCAGATCGCAGAGAGCTCCTTCTCAGCTTTGCCAAAGAAAATGGTTACAAG GTTTTCTTTGTGGAGTCGATATGTGACGACCCTGAAATCATTGAAGAGAACATTAAA CAAGTGAAGTTGAGCAGTCCTGACTATGTGGGCTGTGACAAAGACGAAGCTGTGGCCGACTTTCTGAAGAGGATTGAATGTTACAAACTGACCTATGTCCCTCTGGATGACATCAAGGACAG GAACTTATCTTATATCAAGATCTTCAATGTGGGCAGTAGGTACCTAGTGAACAGAGTGCAGGACCACATCCAGAGCAGAATAGTCTACTACCTCATGAACATCCATGTCACGCCGAGATCCATCTACCTGAGCCGCCACGGAGAGAGTGAACTCAACCTCGTGGGTCGGATCGGAGGAGATTCTGGACTCTCACAACGCGGGGCAAAC TTTGCCAATGCTCTTGGTACGTACATGCGTGGTCAGTGTATCCGAGACTTAAAGGTGTGGACCAGCCACATGAAGAGGACCATCCAGACCGCAGAGGCTCTGGGGGTCCAGTATGAACAGTGGAAGGCCCTTAATGAAATAGATGCT GGAGTATGTGAGGAGATGACCTATGAAGAGATCCAGGAGAATTACCCAGAAGAATTTGCACTGAGGGACCAAGACAAGTATCGCTACCGTTACCCAAAAGGAGAG TCGTATGAAGACCTCGTCCAGCGTCTGGAGCCAGTCATCATGGAGCTGGAAAGGCAGGAGAACGTCTTAGTCATCTGTCACCAGGCTGTTATGAGATGTCTGCTCGCTTACTTCTTAGACAAGAGTGCAG ATGAGCTGCCGTACCTGAAGTGTCCTCTCCACACCGTTCTAAAGCTCACACCAGTCGCCTACG gGTGTAAAGTAGAGTCTGTCTTCCTCAACGTTGAAGCTGTCAACACACACAGGGACAAACCAGTG aaCGTGGATGTTGACAGAGACACGGCAGACGCCTTGGAGACTGTGCCCGATCACATTTAG
- the ndnl2 gene encoding necdin-like 2 isoform X2, with translation MTQRKRLSNTQISSQSRRRSEVAVAEEEDGDLTFTQPSTSQVQRGLERLTSAQVDQKTAEVVQYFLVKDQKKIPVRRADLVKHVLKDYRNVYPEIMKRVTQSLDQVFGLKLVEIDTKNHIYILINKLEPAEGAPLDNPTNPKMGLLFVILSVIFMKRGAVKENVIWHTLKKLRVDPGEKHEEFGDVKKLITDEFVRQRYLEYVRIPHTDPIEHEFRWGQRADLEVSKAKILEFMGELHNQEPQSWTQQYRDAHSTPNSTQASTSSQR, from the exons ATGACGCAAAGGAAGAGACTATCTAACACACAGATCTCCTCACAGAGCAGA AGGCGCTCTGAAGTTGCAGTAGCTGAAGAAGAGGATGGTGACTTAACCTTCACCCAGCCAAGTACATCACAGGTCCAGAGAGGTCTGGAGAGGCTCACGTCCGCACAGGTCGACCAGAAG ACAGCTGAGGTGGTGCAGTATTTTTTGGTTAAGGACCAAAAGAAAATTCCTGTTCGCCGTGCag ATCTGGTGAAACATGTGCTGAAAGACTACAGAAATGTATATCCTGAGATCATGAAGAGAGTAACACAGAGTTTAGACCAG GTATTTGGCCTTAAACTAGTAGAAATAGACACCAAAAATCACATATACATACTGATCAATAAATTGGAGCCAGCTGAGGGAGCCCCATTGGACAA CCCAACCAATCCAAAGATGGGCCTGCTGTTTGTCATCCTGAGTGTCATTTTCATGAAACGAGGGGCTGTCAAAGAGA ACGTTATCTGGCATACACTCAAGAAGCTGCGCGTCGACCCTGG AGAAAAACATGAGGAGTTTGGTGATGTGAAGAAGTTGATCACAGATGAGTTTGTACGTCAAAG ATATCTGGAGTACGTCCGAATCCCTCACACAGACCCAATTGAGCATGAATTTCGGTGGGGACAACGTGCTGACCTGGAAGTGTCAAAAGCCAAAATTCTAGAGTTCATGGGTGAA CTTCATAATCAGGAACCTCAGAGCTGGACCCAGCAGTACCGAGACGCCCACTCTACCCCCAATTCAACCCAGGCCAGCACCAGCAGCCAGAGATAa
- the ndnl2 gene encoding necdin-like 2 isoform X1: MTQRKRLSNTQISSQSRRRSEVAVAEEEDGDLTFTQPSTSQVQRGLERLTSAQVDQKTAEVVQYFLVKDQKKIPVRRADLVKHVLKDYRNVYPEIMKRVTQSLDQVFGLKLVEIDTKNHIYILINKLEPAEGAPLDNSPTNPKMGLLFVILSVIFMKRGAVKENVIWHTLKKLRVDPGEKHEEFGDVKKLITDEFVRQRYLEYVRIPHTDPIEHEFRWGQRADLEVSKAKILEFMGELHNQEPQSWTQQYRDAHSTPNSTQASTSSQR, encoded by the exons ATGACGCAAAGGAAGAGACTATCTAACACACAGATCTCCTCACAGAGCAGA AGGCGCTCTGAAGTTGCAGTAGCTGAAGAAGAGGATGGTGACTTAACCTTCACCCAGCCAAGTACATCACAGGTCCAGAGAGGTCTGGAGAGGCTCACGTCCGCACAGGTCGACCAGAAG ACAGCTGAGGTGGTGCAGTATTTTTTGGTTAAGGACCAAAAGAAAATTCCTGTTCGCCGTGCag ATCTGGTGAAACATGTGCTGAAAGACTACAGAAATGTATATCCTGAGATCATGAAGAGAGTAACACAGAGTTTAGACCAG GTATTTGGCCTTAAACTAGTAGAAATAGACACCAAAAATCACATATACATACTGATCAATAAATTGGAGCCAGCTGAGGGAGCCCCATTGGACAA CAGCCCAACCAATCCAAAGATGGGCCTGCTGTTTGTCATCCTGAGTGTCATTTTCATGAAACGAGGGGCTGTCAAAGAGA ACGTTATCTGGCATACACTCAAGAAGCTGCGCGTCGACCCTGG AGAAAAACATGAGGAGTTTGGTGATGTGAAGAAGTTGATCACAGATGAGTTTGTACGTCAAAG ATATCTGGAGTACGTCCGAATCCCTCACACAGACCCAATTGAGCATGAATTTCGGTGGGGACAACGTGCTGACCTGGAAGTGTCAAAAGCCAAAATTCTAGAGTTCATGGGTGAA CTTCATAATCAGGAACCTCAGAGCTGGACCCAGCAGTACCGAGACGCCCACTCTACCCCCAATTCAACCCAGGCCAGCACCAGCAGCCAGAGATAa